GTGACGACCGGTCCCTCCTTTGCGACCTCCGCGGAGATGTCGGAAAGGGCGGCTCCGCTGGCAGCGGCTCTTTCGGCTTTGATGGCGACATTGATCCTGCCGGACTTCAAGAGGTTTCCGCCCAGAGCGGTGGATACCTCGAGGTTCTTCACGCTCACGTTCCCGAGTGCGGAGAGGGCGGGGGAGGTGGCCACGAGGCTGATCTTGGGGGCGGGAAGTTTGCCTTCGATCTTGACTCCCGCGCGGATCTCGCCCTTGAGCTTATAGTTCGCGATATCGGGTACGTAGGCCTTGAGGGAATCCGGCGACATGGAAAGCTGTGCTCTCATGTCGATGGCCGGTGCCTTGGACATCAGCCCCTTTATGGTCCCCGTCAGCTGGATGGGCATACCGTCCAGGGTGCCGCTGCTCTTCTGCAGGGTCAGGACGTCCTTGGCGTAGGCGAAGGACACGGAGGGATTGACCAGCGTATAGCCCTGAGCCTTGAAGGAAGGACTTTGCAGGGTCCCCACCAGGGCGGGGGAGGAGGGGGGGCCCTTGATGCCCAGGGTAGCGTTGATCTTGCCGGCCAGTCCGTATTTTTCGGAATCCGGTATCAGATCGGCGATGCGCGTCACGTCGAGCTCGACCAGCTTGACGGTGAGATCGAGACGCGGGCTCGCCGGCAGGGAGGCGACGGTGCCCTGAATGTAGCCCTGGGACTTCTCGAAGAGGAACTTTCCGTTGACCGTCGCCCTGTCGCTCTTGGCCAGCTTGACCTGCAGCGCGAGGTCGGAGATTCCCTTGCCCTCGAGCTCGATCCGAGGGGCCGAGAGGGATACGACCCCGTTCAGCGCATCGGTCGGCCCCTGAATGTTTGCCGTGAAGTCGGACACCTTCCCCCTCATGCCGGCCAGGGTGGGAAATGTCTTGCCGAGATCCTCCAGGGAGGCGTCGCGTCCCTGGAGCCTGACCATGATGGAGGGACGCTGACCGGGGCGCATGGCGACGGCGAGCTCCCCATCTATGGGGATGCTCAGGACGGAACCCTGAATGTCGTTGAGGGTCAGCCTCTGGTCGGCGTAGCGCAGCTGCGCGCCGAACCGCTCCACGGGGTATCCTCCGAGCTTCGCTCCCTTATAGTCCAAGGTTCCCGAAAGCCGCAGCGTGTCGGAGGTCCCCTTTGCCTCCAGGTCCAGATTGGCCGAGCCGTCGAAGTCCTCCGACTCGAGGAACGCGGGCCAGAGTGCGCTCAGCTCCTTCAGGTCCAGTCCCCGGACCGAGCCCTGAAGGTCCATCGTCGTCGTGCTGTCGGAGGAGGAGACGGGCTGAAGGCCCCCCGTAGCCAGGATTTTGGCCTTGCCGAAGCCGACTTCGGCCTTGTTGATGGACAAAGAGCCGCCCCGGACGTCCAGGTCCGCGGTACCCCGGACCGGGATGCCGTTGACCGTCCCCGCGGCATCGATGGCCATGTCGGTGCCCCGGATGTCCGCCCCCACCTCGTCCACGTCGACGGTTCCCCATCTGGAGGTGAACCGGCTGTTGCGGAGGCTGACGCGATCGATGGGCACCTCGGAGTCCCCTCCGCCCTCGGGCAGATCGATGCGCTGGATCTCCGCGATGAACTGGTCCAGATCCATCGCGATTCCCCCGACGGAGAGCACCGAGAGTCGGGGGGCTCCCCTCAGCAGGGAAAAGAAATTGATTCGTCCGGACAGGGTTTTTGCCGAGAGGATCCTCTCTCCATTGCCGGCGGTCAGGGCGATGTCCGCGAACGTGTATCCCCGGATCGGGTTGCCCCTCACTCCCGCGGCGGAGAGGATCATGCCGGTTCCTTCCTTGACGGCTTTTTGAGCCATATCGAGGACGGATTGTCCGCCGATGTCAATGAACGAGAGGATGGCGGCCGCAATGCCGAGCACGAGGGCGATGCTCATCAGGACGAGGGGAAGCTTGCGCACGCGCCGACGGGGACGCACTGGCGGTTTGGGAGGTCCGTTACGCATGGAGTCCACTTCCTTTCAAAGGTGTCTCGAGAGTTCGTGGCGGGCATGGACGCCGCACTCGTGAACATGCGGGGGCGTATTGTCTCCGGAAAGCCGCAGGCGACCGGGCCCGTTCGATTCGGTGGGTATTGTACGATGAGAGGCTATAAAATCCAACCGCGGTAATCCCTAAATTTATGAAGGAATTGAGAGGGGAGGGGCTCGAGTGGCGGTCGGACAAAAAATCCAAAAATCAGTCGATAATTTTATAAAACTTTCATGTTATATTGTAATAAACTTCAAGGCGATCCTGCACGGACTGCGCCTGGGGATAGGGCGAAGCGTTTTGTGAGGGAAAGGAGGTGCGACAGGGATGAGCTCAATCGGAGCCAACATCAAAGCCCGCCGGCGGGAATTGGGGATGAACCAGGAGGAACTGGCCCGGAGGCTGGGAGTGACGCAGGCCAACATCAGCCGCATCGAGGCCAACGTCAAGGGGCCGAGTGCGGATATGCTTCCCGAGATTGCGGAGGCGCTCTATTGCGATGTCCGAGACCTCCTGGGCGTGGAGCGTGATGGCGCGGCGGACGAGCGCGAACTCGACGGAGGTGCGAGAGCCTTCGTCCTGAAGGCTATGGAGAGCGACCCTCAGCTTGGGATGTACCTGCGCAGCTTTGTCAGAGATTCGGACTCCTACACCGATGAGGACTGGAAATTTCTGGCCACGAGCCTGAAGCTGGCTCTGGGGTATGCCGCGGATGCCATCAAGGCCCGGCGCGTCAGCGGCAATTTTTAGGGCGAACCGGCTTTCCGCGTTCGGACCGGTGCCGAGCGAGGACGACGTTGTGCGGTCGCTGCTGGATGCGACGCTTCCCCTGATGCAGGCCCCTCCGGTCAACCTGGGGGTGATCTGCGAGTGGCTGGGAATAGAGGTCTACACTCAGCCTTGCCATTCCTTTGGGGCGCTCTTCATCGTCCGGGAGGGCAAGGGGATCCTGCTGGTCAACTCCGCCATGGCCCAGGGCCGAGCCCGCTTTTCCATCGCTCACGAGTTGGGGCATCTGCTCCTTCGGCACGACCCCGTCGGTCGCATCGGAGATCCTCGGGATCCCGTCCAGGAACGCCAGGCCGACCAGTTCGCCTCCGAGCTCCTGATGCCCGCCTCTCTGCTGCGGCACGACCGCGACAGCTTGTCCCTGAGCACGCTTTGCCGTCGCTATCGCGTGTCGCAGCAAGCCATGCGAATCCGGCTGGAGCGGTTGGGGTGTGAACCGGTTCCCATGCGGTAGGCGGGCTTGATGGATCCGGGAACGGAATGCCGTAAAGACCTGAATTTTTGGGCACCCCCCTGCACCATCCTCGCGACGGGGAGGGGAGCCCCACACTAAGGAGAGTCGATCGATGCTGTCTGTAGTGCTGTTCTTTTCCTTCCTCGTTCTTTTTCTCCGGATGGGATCGAGCGTCCGTCCCGCCTGTGCCTGCACCACGGTCCTGGTCGGCAGGGACGCCTCCGAGACCGGGGAGGTGCTCGTCGGCCACAACGAGGACAGCGGAGGCCGGTACGTCATGCGCACGCACCTCGTGCCGAGCCTGGAGCGAAGGCAGGGGGGTATCCGTTTCGAGCCCGACATGGCGGAATTGCCCCTGACGGAGGCACGGGCGCGTCTGTTCTGGTCCGAGGCCCGTCCGTTCGTGCCGGACGGCGGGGCCTCGTTCTGTGATTTCTTCGTCAACGGCCACGGTGTCGTTCTGTGCAGCGACAACTGTACGGCCTCTCGGGAGGATCGCCCCGAGCTGACGGACGGCGGGGTCGGCTACGGCATTCGTCGTCTGGTGTCCGAGGGGGCCCGGAGCGCCGCCCACGCCGTGGAGCTCGCGGCCGGTCTGCTGGACCGGTTCGGATATGCCAGCAGCGGCCGTTCCTACCACTTTGCGGACAAAAACGAGATTTGGGTGCTTCAGGTCGTCCACGGCAAACATTATGCGGTGAAGCGCGTGCCGGACGACGAGGTGTACCTCAATCCCAACCACTACACCATTCGGGATGCGGATCCCCATGCGCCGGGGTACGAGGAGCTTGTGGAATACGCGCGCTCCCGCGGCTGGTACGACCCCTCCCGGGGACCTTTCGATTTCGCCCTGGCCTATCAGGCTCCGGACTCGCGCGGCGTGCCGCACAACGTCCACCGCCATGTCCGAGGGCTCTCGATACTTCTCGAGCGGGACATGGAGCATCTGCTTGAGCCTGGTGCGGAGCTGCCCTTCTCGGTTCGTCCCCCGCGTCCCGTCGGGGTCCGAACGGTGAAGAAAATCCTGAGGACGCATTTCGAGGGGACCTCGTCGGACGTCTCGGGGGGTGCGTCGCCGCACTTCATGGCCACGCGTCCGATATGCGCCTCCACGACGCTCGAGAGCAACATTGTCCAGATACGTGAGGAGCCCGAGATGATCCTCATCCACCGAGCTCTGGGACGGCCATGTCTTGCGCCTTACGTTCCCTGGTATTTCGGCATCACCTCCGTACCCCCCGGCTGCGGCGCCTCTGATCCCGAGAAGGCGTTGGCGACGCATTTCGCCGTACCGGCCTCCGATATGGATTGCGCGGACACGCCCTGGTTCCGCCATACGGCCCTGCAGGCTGCAGCCGACATCCTAGGTGGAGCGCGTGCCTCAAAGGTCCGTGAGGGAATCCTGGAGATCGAATCGCGGTTCGGGGAGGAGCTTCTGGACCTCGATTCCAGGGTGCGGGACTGTTTTCGCTCCGATCCCGTCCAGGCCGCGTCCATGCTGAACGGGGCCGTCGAGACGTGGATGGCCCGGGCTGCGGAGGAGATGAAGGCGCTGTATGACGGACTCGGCATCCTGGATGCCGAGCTTGTCGGGGATCTGGATGCGGACGCTTCCGAGGCGCCCTTCGTCCTTCGGGTGAAGGGGGGGGGCGCGGGGCCGAATGCCTCGGAGGTGCTCCTCGACAGGACTTTGTGTGGGCCGCATTACCTGGCTCCGTCGCGCTGGTCCGTGGCCGCCGAGGCGTCGGAGGATGACGGAGGGCTCCGGCTGACCTTCCGGGGCGGAGACTGGTTCAGGACCGCCGTCCCCTGCCTCACCGACCTGTGGATCGCCCTGGAGGACCGGTCCGGGACGCGGCGTGCCGCACGCGCTCTGGTCCACATTCGCAAGAGTTCCGCCCAAGTCGCTCGAGCGGGCGGGGGGCGGTCGGCGTGCGATTGCGCATAGCCGACCTCGGCCTTTCGGTCGGAACGATGCGTTCCGGCCCTCGCGGGGCCATAACCGACGTTCCGGGGGTTCGGGTCGGCCATTGCACCCTGGACGCCCCCGATAGGGGCGTCCACACGGGCGTGACCGCCGTGGTGCCGGCGCCGGGCAGCCTGTTTCGGGAGAAGCTCGCGGCGGGGGTGGCGGTCTTCAACGGCTTCGGAAAGAGCATGGGGCTGATTCAGCTTCAGGAGAAGGGGACGCTCGAGACGCCTATCGTTCTGACGGGCGTCTCGAGCGCCGGCGCCCTCTATGATGCCCTGTTCCGCAGAGCCATGGAGGAGCATCCCGAGATCTGCGCGACGGATGGCAGCGTCAATCCCGTGGTGTGCGAGTGCAACGACAGTTTCCTGAACGATGCCCGCCAGGCGCGGCTGAGTCGGGAACATTTGGACTCGGCCATCGATTCCGCTGCTGCGGACTTCGCCGAGGGGGCTGTCGGAGCGGGGCGGGGCATGTCCTGCTTCCATCTCAAGGGAGGGATCGGCAGCGCTTCGCGGCTTGTAGCGCTCTCCGGGCACGATTTTGTGGTCGGGGCGCTCGTCAACGCCAACTTCGGGAGGATGGAGGATCTGATTCTTTCCGGACGTCGAGTCGGGCCCCAACTGAGGGCGTTGACGGAGGCGGCCCCGGACAGGGAGAGCGGGTCGGTCATCATCGTCCTGGCAACGGATGCTCCTCTGGATTCGCGTCAGCTCGCCCGCCTGGCCCGGCGCAGCTTCATCGGAATCGGAAGAACGGGCTCCTCCGTGGGGGACGGCAGCGGGGACATCGCCTTGGCCGTGTCGACCTCCGCGCGGATTCCCCATAAGGCCCCTCCCGGAGGGACGATCGCCCTTCGCGTTCTGCACGAGGACCACATCGACCCCTTCTTCAAGGCGGCGGTGGAGGCCACGGAGGAGAGCGTGCTGAATGCGCTTGCCGCCGCGGAGGACCTCAGAGGGCGCGACGGACACCTGAGACTGGGGCTGGCCGGACTTCTCCCCGGCCTCGAGGGCGTTTGATCCGTGGCGGCGAGCGCCTGTCGCGGATCGGATTTTGTCGTCGGATTCGCATTCCTCCGCCGTCGTCCCTTGCCCTGAGGGACTTTTTGAAATATCCTGTATGGACGAACTTGAGGTGCGGTTCCTTTCTCTTTGGGGCAGGAAATCGGTTTCTCCATGAATCTGTGTCGTCGGGGAATGGTGGATGTTCATGACTGTGCAGCTGGTACGACCTCGCTTCAAGTGGATT
The sequence above is a segment of the Fretibacterium sp. OH1220_COT-178 genome. Coding sequences within it:
- a CDS encoding C69 family dipeptidase; this encodes MLSVVLFFSFLVLFLRMGSSVRPACACTTVLVGRDASETGEVLVGHNEDSGGRYVMRTHLVPSLERRQGGIRFEPDMAELPLTEARARLFWSEARPFVPDGGASFCDFFVNGHGVVLCSDNCTASREDRPELTDGGVGYGIRRLVSEGARSAAHAVELAAGLLDRFGYASSGRSYHFADKNEIWVLQVVHGKHYAVKRVPDDEVYLNPNHYTIRDADPHAPGYEELVEYARSRGWYDPSRGPFDFALAYQAPDSRGVPHNVHRHVRGLSILLERDMEHLLEPGAELPFSVRPPRPVGVRTVKKILRTHFEGTSSDVSGGASPHFMATRPICASTTLESNIVQIREEPEMILIHRALGRPCLAPYVPWYFGITSVPPGCGASDPEKALATHFAVPASDMDCADTPWFRHTALQAAADILGGARASKVREGILEIESRFGEELLDLDSRVRDCFRSDPVQAASMLNGAVETWMARAAEEMKALYDGLGILDAELVGDLDADASEAPFVLRVKGGGAGPNASEVLLDRTLCGPHYLAPSRWSVAAEASEDDGGLRLTFRGGDWFRTAVPCLTDLWIALEDRSGTRRAARALVHIRKSSAQVARAGGGRSACDCA
- a CDS encoding ImmA/IrrE family metallo-endopeptidase; translation: MPSEDDVVRSLLDATLPLMQAPPVNLGVICEWLGIEVYTQPCHSFGALFIVREGKGILLVNSAMAQGRARFSIAHELGHLLLRHDPVGRIGDPRDPVQERQADQFASELLMPASLLRHDRDSLSLSTLCRRYRVSQQAMRIRLERLGCEPVPMR
- a CDS encoding helix-turn-helix domain-containing protein; amino-acid sequence: MSSIGANIKARRRELGMNQEELARRLGVTQANISRIEANVKGPSADMLPEIAEALYCDVRDLLGVERDGAADERELDGGARAFVLKAMESDPQLGMYLRSFVRDSDSYTDEDWKFLATSLKLALGYAADAIKARRVSGNF
- a CDS encoding P1 family peptidase, which gives rise to MRLRIADLGLSVGTMRSGPRGAITDVPGVRVGHCTLDAPDRGVHTGVTAVVPAPGSLFREKLAAGVAVFNGFGKSMGLIQLQEKGTLETPIVLTGVSSAGALYDALFRRAMEEHPEICATDGSVNPVVCECNDSFLNDARQARLSREHLDSAIDSAAADFAEGAVGAGRGMSCFHLKGGIGSASRLVALSGHDFVVGALVNANFGRMEDLILSGRRVGPQLRALTEAAPDRESGSVIIVLATDAPLDSRQLARLARRSFIGIGRTGSSVGDGSGDIALAVSTSARIPHKAPPGGTIALRVLHEDHIDPFFKAAVEATEESVLNALAAAEDLRGRDGHLRLGLAGLLPGLEGV
- a CDS encoding translocation/assembly module TamB domain-containing protein; this translates as MRNGPPKPPVRPRRRVRKLPLVLMSIALVLGIAAAILSFIDIGGQSVLDMAQKAVKEGTGMILSAAGVRGNPIRGYTFADIALTAGNGERILSAKTLSGRINFFSLLRGAPRLSVLSVGGIAMDLDQFIAEIQRIDLPEGGGDSEVPIDRVSLRNSRFTSRWGTVDVDEVGADIRGTDMAIDAAGTVNGIPVRGTADLDVRGGSLSINKAEVGFGKAKILATGGLQPVSSSDSTTTMDLQGSVRGLDLKELSALWPAFLESEDFDGSANLDLEAKGTSDTLRLSGTLDYKGAKLGGYPVERFGAQLRYADQRLTLNDIQGSVLSIPIDGELAVAMRPGQRPSIMVRLQGRDASLEDLGKTFPTLAGMRGKVSDFTANIQGPTDALNGVVSLSAPRIELEGKGISDLALQVKLAKSDRATVNGKFLFEKSQGYIQGTVASLPASPRLDLTVKLVELDVTRIADLIPDSEKYGLAGKINATLGIKGPPSSPALVGTLQSPSFKAQGYTLVNPSVSFAYAKDVLTLQKSSGTLDGMPIQLTGTIKGLMSKAPAIDMRAQLSMSPDSLKAYVPDIANYKLKGEIRAGVKIEGKLPAPKISLVATSPALSALGNVSVKNLEVSTALGGNLLKSGRINVAIKAERAAASGAALSDISAEVAKEGPVVTLTSLSARSGPGTLSGSGTATFDGKNSKLNLNFDLDRLELAPLAAASGADLKGAFSGNLKLSGSPEAPELSLKGQSPAVTAQGAVLSHLALDLSGTPEAMKLNAFKAEVGGAPLTATGTIRTSPSVAADIAVRGDGLDLEALTAGYPDLKGQIKGKADLTFNLSGSGKGSRGTGVLSAAAVEAFGLRLSNVRLPLSLEGDAFKSSNGTLDLYGGRAKNNLTFDLKTLKFSDTITASGVDVNALAQDASGGLGGKITGQGSLSLKLSGSAGKAPGYIGTGQFTLGPGGVSGFKGLDVATRLYGVNALRYTKVSVPLEIQTGRLILKKGAVANAPDGDPLYRYARLAEDGTIKFDKTLYLMLEGNVNFQLLNALAGGALGGAGALLQGGAKQLTTGAGFEGLLKGALQGGRQGGAEADFRDVTAKVSGKAEFPSVSLVKVGPSSRPRQEAPATTSADVPTTEAPKKRIEEQITDTLIDALAPKKPQPAPVQEQPKTEEAVPSSSEPEPPAPSMEEQLKQRVGDELKKGLEGLFK